Genomic window (Plodia interpunctella isolate USDA-ARS_2022_Savannah chromosome 25, ilPloInte3.2, whole genome shotgun sequence):
TGACTTCGTAGGGCTGGGGTACTTTGACTTCGACCTTCACTGGGTAAGGCACCTTCTTTTCGACGGTGTAGGGCTGCGGCACGGGCACTTTGACTTCATAGGGCACTTTCTTCTCCACAGTGTAAGGAGTGGGCACTTTAACTTTGACCTCGTAAGGTTTGTCAACGGGGACCTTGACTTCATAAGGTACCTTCTTTTCTACAGTGTAAGGTTCTGGCACGTACACGGGGTATTTGACGTACTCCTTGACGGTGACTGGCACTTTCTTTTCAACAGTGTAGGGTTGAGGTACTGGTACTTTGACTTCATAAGGCACTTTCTTCTCAACGGTGTAAGGGACGTGCTTCTCAACGGTGTACGGTACTGGGACCTTCTTGATAACCTCAACATGTTTGACGTGCTCGTGATGATGGTCGTCTCCCCCACTACTGATGGGTTTCCAATCGCCGCCGGAGCTACCGAAATCATGTCCACCGAAGCTTACGCCTTCGGAGCCACCGAAATCGTGACCTCCTTCGCTGCCACCGAGACTGTACCCCTCTGATCCCCCAAAACTATGCCCCTCATCGCCGCCCCCGTAGCCGCCGCCGCCTCCGTAGCCGCCGCCGCCACCGTAAGAGCCAAAGTCGTATATTCCTCTCTTGTCCTGCTTCTTACTGTCTTCGGCCGCCTTTGGTGCGCCTTTCTCCTCAGCGGCAAAGGCCACCACGGCCAGCGACGCCACCAAAACAACCTGGagacgaaaataaaacatgagtATTTAGAAATGCGAGTATGTTACAGTTAAACCTCGTCTGtagacaataaattatagaaattcCTGCCAATTGCATGCAATACCGATtatatgtgtataaaatatttaagtaagtatttgTGATATTTGCTTTAAGAGTGTAATAAACGCATTTCGCATAAATAAACGGAAAAGTACGGAGAAATGGTTCCGGTTAAGTGAAGAATTCGGATTAGACGTCATTGGATGAATACGGAACAACATCAGAATTAAATATCAGTATATCTACTTGAATatgagaaaaacaaataacttcGCACGTGTTCGGAATCGAACCTAGAACTTTGCGTGTTAAATACGGACGAAGTAAAAGTTTAGATATCGATCCATTTTACCTAGATTTACCTACTAGATCGACTGCGAACTAACCTAGAATACAAACTGCACTTTCTAACGCAACCAGGGAAAGACGTAATCCACACATTACCCACGGTCTATTGtcttcaataataataacttatcaTTTCCGACATATTAcgtttattctttttttgttgtcaatTACATTCGTCTTTATAATTTACTgactttcaaattcaaaatgttttctgCAATAATCATATTATAGGTACATCAGTTCACATAGACACTGTTTATTGTTTGGTACAGTCaccagcacatcaacctacccaaattcattgcaaacgcGCCGCTATTAGCCCGCCATATAGGTACATGCAGAGTAACTTGATGTGACTGTAAACATGAACCCTGTCGGGTATTTGcaaaacaagaaataaaacgGCAGGTggaacaaattataaaaattagtcAAAACTAAACGTTGGCGCTGTTTTAACATCTATATAGTATCTGTCAcaataatgcaataaaaacaattaaattaacaaaatatatcgaaagtaatgttaaatatattgaatggtcaagaataaaaattaaaaaattaactaacaGATGTCAAATTGaagtctaaatttaaaatgtcaatattataattctttaccgtttgagaaaaataaaattcagctGACGTTTCTAGCCCGCCTTTTCTGTTTTCCTGGTAATAAAGAGAACtactattttacaatttatttttatttgaacctACATCGGCGACAAATTTGCCTGATGAAGTAACCGAGAATGCACTAAGACTATGCTCATAGTTGTAATGATTGATTAAacgattccttcctcaagaaaattgacggatcgtaaccacagcgcggccgcaccACCATGAGAAACACCCATTTCCCTTGATCGAATTCGAGAACCACCCATTTCCCTTGATCGAATTCTAGAATCTTCGCAGCACTTCGTTCATTTCGTTCATTAATTTTCCATGGAAAAATTTGTCTTCACATAATTTGTTATCTAGTAATGAACAGCTTCATTACTTTGAAACTTCACATGCATCCGCCTTTCTATATTAATCTAACTAGATTGTTGCCAGCTGATTTATGATGGCATTTCGTAATAGATTATGGAATAACATTTTGATATCTCGATGTTAATCTAAGATTATGATTTGTCTATGACAGATAcagtacagacagacagacagtacTTTCACGCTTcgattgaatttgaatttcgaaatgAGATCGATTTTATATGTCAAATAACAGAATGGTTGTCATACCACGCGTATTAATGGAAAATGTGATAAGTTcgtaatttatgtatgtagaAAGAAGTAGCCTTCAAAATATCTAGTTCTTTTTTTGATAGTTAAGTATTGAATCTCTCTTTTTTACGTTTATGTGTTTATACTTTATTGCAAAACTTTAAACGCTAAAAGTTGGTGGACAAATACGGATCATTCTTTGCCAGTCAAATCTTCgaaacttaaaattacaaaaaaaatgtctatgcCTAAAAATGTACGCAATGTAACTATTTTAACAGCCATCTCGTGACTATTTTCCAAATTGAGTGCACTTCTAAACCGCCTTCCACACATTGTACGAGGCTATTAACCCAGTTTCGTATGGAAACAATCACAGCTGTTGAGATAAGTGTAGTTACTGttaattattacaacaaatctctctcatctttatTTCCGGTTGCATTTGGGGTTATGGCGCCGCGAAGCCTGGAATCAACGTGAAAAACAAACcgattgttttaatattcggctgtgattttatgaccggcctGCCTGCCTGAAGTCAACCGTCCATGGGAATGCTATCGCATTTCAGCTACCAAAGCTTTTTATTCCATATGATATGTAGTGGTCcgattctagggcggaaccacaagcCACTAAGCTTTCCACACATTGTACGATCAATTAACCTAGTTTTTTTATCGAAACAATCGCAGCTACGTTGAGATAAAACTACTTTTAATTGTTACGACATATCCGAGTGAAAGTCAAGTGTAATCGATCTACACTGTTGCTGAGAAGTTCTTACGAGTTTGAAACAAACTACATAAAATTCCGCGGATATTTGACATGAGggccaaaatttaaaaatttagaaacGTCATTTACACCACGTCAGTTTTTTGTTAACAGTAGCGACGCCCAATCAGAAATTTGTTGTGTCGAAGAATGCTGACAGAATCAACCACACTGCGTTTGAAAAGtaagacaattttaattaccaaaccttttaaaataatctcttcccttttaatttcaaatatctttACAGCCAGTATCTGTACATTTAAACTCTATCGATATCGATGATGGATTTTTAAACAGAGATTGGAATTAATCCTTTGTTTCCGGAttctaaatacatttttaatactttttactatgtaaataaaaaagcatcTAAAGTtgcaataaaacttaaatatgtttgtttatcgttcattaaaatgtacttaaaataatcttcatggactttaaataagtttaaaagaCCGTAACAGAAACTGTAGCTGTGTGCAATGGTTTCGTATACATGCATGTGGTAATATTCACATGCGAATTAAACACattagaaacaaatatttatatgaaaaatatgattattgtattgttaataattattaattattgcaTTGCAATTTGTACTGTAacgtttatatttaatagttgTTTCTTTCTCGTCGGgtcagtcgggtcatgatggaaaatgatctttttctgatagtcccgcgtcttggatgtttatatgtatttgttgtacgAAACAAAGTTCGTGTTCCTCACGAGGTGTCCGTATTCCTCACGaggttttccttcaccgacaGCAAGTGATGTTTTCGTAtaacttacaaattaatacataatttatttacatttttattatttgtatcgcTAGCtgtactaaatttatttaaaaaagtaaataattaatatcggGAGGAATCGCAAACacatatttagatttttctgAAGTGTTCGTTCAtcttaatttctaaaaaagtCTGCAACAGTGAATTAAATGCGAACGAAGTCTCAGATAAGTGTATGGTTAGCGGCTTTTAGTTAGACCACTCCATCCTTCCATATTCTCCTCTGAATGCCATACtaaaggataaaaagtattaacaGCTGAAAGGCAACATCATTCCCACAGAGAGTTAACGTCGGCGACCGGTCGCaaaatcacagccaattttctttttacacgGGTTTCTGGACTTCGAGGCTTCaagaagataataataattttggagCGACGTAtctaagtttttatatttttttgtgttatgtaAATATCTTCACCATATTTACATAGCCATGGTGAAGCTTTAGAAGCACCATTATTAGATACTAACCACACATAACTGCGCGTATTATACTATTACGTTTCTGTGCAACGAGTTACGCAAATGTGATGTTTACTCACTCATATTTGTCAATCAAAAATCAACTTTGTCAATCTCGTACActgatttcataaataatgtttaggCTCGCATCTTTGTGGCCAGTTACAAATTAACAAATCTCATTCGATTCTATTTTTCGATTTGTTcgacatttaaatattttcaaaaattgaactaaatatatgtaatattctggtaaaaaataatgtgtatttaaaagaaaatcaaaactagtaatttttaaaatttaacgttaTTGCGAAAttgtttaaacatttatttaattgcattattatactgttaagtaaaaactttttttgaataaaaattgtaatttggtctattaaaaataagcactattaaaaataaacaattagtacttatattaattacaattgcataaaatccaaattaacctcatttatctatttttgaGACTGTAATTGTGTTTCCTCACGCTTTATTGTGCTTAATCTAAGGCAATTGCTTCATTTCTATTGTCCATTGTCTAAATTTTGGGAGGCTAATAAACATGGTTATTCGTAATCGGTTCCATCCTCCTACACACGGTAATTTTCCCGCCAGATGTGGGTAATTTTCGTAACTTTCACGTTTTGAACTTAGAaagtgaaaagaaaattatattagttaagaACCTGTTTGTTGTGAGTGAGAAAACTAAACGTTTAAATGTACACACTGCAAGTGCTTTGAGGACATTGATCtcgctacaacttttataTCTTGCTACTTTGCTAAGAAAAATCGCAcgaatttaaaactaaaatctgTAGACATCggtattcaaaattattatttacaatttcgaCAAACATTAAATTCGAATTACGTATATCAATACCgcggaaattattttttatttaacttttaaaccGTCACAATTCATATTCCGCActtttccaaatttaaaaaatggcgctacacttttttcttttttaaacatttttttatcacatcaCTGTCACTGCACTCAACTCACCAGGAACTTCATGGTGCTGTATGTCTCCGACGCCGAAGACTGGTTGTGTGAAGAGGCCATGTTACTCACGATTTATATACCTTCCCTCCCACACGGATCAGCCAAGAAGGGTGAGCGGGCGTCTGTTAATGacatgtattaatttttgaatttggattACATTTAAATGGATCAGTTTCAGTACGGAtgtccaaatatttttaattcggCCAGTACGTATATAGGACAAAACtatttcgaaatttgaatGTCCCAACATAATTTGAAAGCGATTAAAAATGGAATTTTGAATGTCgaaatctttttttgattaatgtttttttggttgatgttaattgtaattaaatttatttactattataatgACTCGATTTTCTAAACTAAATGAATCAAGTTTAAAACTATAAGTCAGTAGATATAAAGTTCTGGGGTACGtacttaaatagttttttccgAACGATATTTTGTCAGTCTAATTCGTTATTTCTCAATATTCAACCCTTATAAACAGTTTTCAACCAAAACACGCAATATGTACTTCAATCAAATTCAgattacttaggtacctatcaTACAAGGAAAGACTTGAAATCTGAAATGGTGTTGCGGAACCCGAGATATTTCGAAGTTATTGCATTACATTGGAATCTTCTGAAGTTGCAATTGCAATATGTTGCACTTTTAGTAAGTGCATTTCAGATTACTCTCTATCTGATTCTCGCATGTTTCTGGTTGCATTCGGGGCCGTCCCGCCGCGAAACCCGAGATTTTACAACCACCTGCATGTCTAACGTCAAACCTCCATtgaaaatgctattgttttgTATCACTCAATGCTATGTaccccttagtcgcctcgtacaacatccacAGGAGGTTACGGAGTGGTTTTTTTCTGCGTTGGAACCAAACCGAACCGATtacgataataatattaaaattaccgttttctttttttgtaaaccaagaataaaacaaaataataataaactctttattgcaacATAAAggaatacataaaacaaaaggtTGATTGATATGCAAAGGCTGCCTTATCACTAAAGCTATGTCTAATGCAATTACAGGCACCAACGACAGGTAAAAtaggttaaataaaagcttataaaaattacttactacCATTTACCgtagtgagtttgtttgttacccgTTTACGCTATATCTACACGTccaatcttattgaaataacGGAAATGACACGTATACATTAGAAGAAttgattttg
Coding sequences:
- the Vajk4 gene encoding uncharacterized protein Vajk4 translates to MASSHNQSSASETYSTMKFLVVLVASLAVVAFAAEEKGAPKAAEDSKKQDKRGIYDFGSYGGGGGYGGGGGYGGGDEGHSFGGSEGYSLGGSEGGHDFGGSEGVSFGGHDFGSSGGDWKPISSGGDDHHHEHVKHVEVIKKVPVPYTVEKHVPYTVEKKVPYEVKVPVPQPYTVEKKVPVTVKEYVKYPVYVPEPYTVEKKVPYEVKVPVDKPYEVKVKVPTPYTVEKKVPYEVKVPVPQPYTVEKKVPYPVKVEVKVPQPYEVIKKVPYEVKVPVDKPYNVYVPKPYPVHVEKPYPVTVHKPVPYEVKVPVDKPYKVEVEKPYPVPVKVPVPKPYDVYKKIPYTVEKKVPYEVKVPIDKPYPVYKEVQVPLVKEVPYPVKVHVPIYFKKEQEQHHGWH